ACAAACACAATTACTAGCTACTCTATATGTGTCCTGTCTTAAGGAGGTCTATTGTCTTGTTTGTGTatggcagtggttctcaaactatggTACAGAGCGGCCGCCAGCTGGTACGCCATACGACCCTGGAACTCTGTTGTGTACACTGAAAAAtcaggacgggttttcatatttcccattttaatacatttcgCATACGCAGCCCACGTATGATACAGCGcgtgctaatacttgagtggacacaagagctacaatgtaattctattcCATTCTATATGACACAAGTGAcccattgtattttaaaaaaggtatcTCCAGCacatagggaggtaggagaatgtgcgtgattttggaacaccgCCAAgcttgtaagcacaggaaagcatagaaatgtGTACTACAAACGCTGGCAATCCTGTGgcacaggaaagcatgatagataacagaaaaatatttaagaactgttctaggttaatttgagaaaaatacacagagcgtctccatttcgctcccatgcacattaaataatttcttttaacttctgagacagactaCTGAAATGGAaccggggaaaaaaaaattgcaagctTGTGGATTGCTAAAGCGGGTAAGCcccactatttttgaagaaccttatttaccgttggcaaaagagctgacacattATGTGTGGATTAAAAGCTGCTAAGCAACtcaacctgctgccccctctgaaagacagTCACTcacagaattattgatatggcggatgatatcaaaagtaccctgacagagcgcgttaagatgagtaGATGCTTTCTCTGCAATTAAATGAGTCTGTAGATGTTGTCGATTTTACCAATTTGCtcatttacgttagatacgagtttgagggcatgtcccatgaggactttatGTTCTGTAAGCCACTACCAACagaaactacaggagagcacatatttcagtttctgaatgaatttatcaaaaTGAATGGACACATTGCAGCATCCACTGCAAGACctttgccatcaagaaaatgcctgacgatttaaaatctgttaggctctgttgtgaattgtatcaaggctcgaaaaatgaattcacatctgctttgctcgactaaaccggaatggtgctttttttattgtttttattgtttatttttaattgttattgttcctgttgtcattctgtaaagcgctttgagaagccacatttaaaggcgttatatcaaataaagtttttattattattattattatatgtgtgtgagtgtgtgtgcacacgtGCACTCATGTCAGTCATAGAGAATTTCTTGGgctcctatgagaagatgacttgtaggtggtacttggaggctttggtttgatcaggggtggtactttgtccaaaaagtttgagaaccactgctgtatGGTATATGTAGAATGTTCCTGTAACACCAGGTACACCAGACTAAATTCCTTGAACATGAAATGTACTTGATGTCAAAAAGATTATTCTGATTCCTATTACGTTATTTCTGATCTACACAAAATCATTTCTGGTTATAGAATACTCAGACACTattcaatatattaaaataagcatAACTAGAAAACATGCAAGACTGTAGTAGTAGACTTGGCCTCCATTATGATATAATATAGGAATGTAATATATTTCAGTCAATATTTTCTTCAATTCAATTCCTGTTTGCTGTGAATGAAAGTCTTCATATAACTGGCATGTGATGTTAAATCCTCAGAAAGCAGTGCGTACACACTTAATAGCACAGCAGAATACTCACAAGCTCATTTGTCCCAGCTCGTCTTGCAAAGCTAGGAGCAGATCTGATAGGCTGCCTCCCGAGGAGGGTGCAGAGCTGGAAGAGACGGACCCTCGCAGGCCCCTCCCGTTTTCACACCGGGAATTCCTTAGGTTTTTCTGCGGAGAGCGGATGTGGAGGTCCTGGTTTCCATCGCACAGCTGATGGCTATGGTGCTTCATTATGTGCAGGACATTCTGCACATTCGCTCTCACCGAGTGACTTGGACTGGTGGACTAGGTTAACAAGATCATCTCAGTTATTAGTAAATCACTTCCAACTATGCATTACAGGCAATTCACCAAGCTCTTATTCGAAGCAACGAAAGCAACAACAGACCCAAGAGTTATGTTCCATGCTTATGTGAAAATGGTAGAACAGTAGACATTTTTCAGCAAACACGGTACAAgctgaacactgtactgtctcttTGACAGGAGAGACAACTGAATCTGCACTACTTTAACACCTCAATCAGATAAAAGGTCAGCTGAAAGTACGTTTAATTCTGTATAAAGGAGATTGTGACACTCAAGTTGTTTTCCCaggaatttaaaatcaaatcagCAACTGTTGAAAGATTTAACTGCAATAAATAGGGTTAACATACTATTTAGCAAGATGACCAAAAGAGGCACAACTCAGCATACAATGCTccaaatgcattgaaaataagGCAGGGACCAAATATTTCGGAGAGCAACGCTGTGCTTATAAAGAAATGTCAATACACACCGTTCCAGCCACAAAGGGAAGCTGCTTTGCCTTTGGAAACAACACAGGCTTTGGAACATCGTTCTTTGTCGTCGATATTTTCTGAGGAAAAAAGAAACTTGAATCTGAACACGAAGAGAATATGGTTTCTTGGATTAGAACTACTGCTAAGTATTTTAGATTTCTAGACACAGGTCTGAAATTTTTCAGTTACAGAGAACAATCatcttgcatgtactgtatcactCAGTTAGCAGGATTCTTAAATTTCCTTTACTTGATAATATTCTTCTATGAAACTTACAAGTATATTTAACATAAGTTTTCAGATGAGCCCTGTCATGACTGTgtatattttcaaaaaataaacatgtatgtTTACTGTGCTGTTTAAtccaataaaatgtaattatttcaaTAATTTAATAGGAAGCTGAGACAagctgtaattgtaattgtttccAATAAGGTTTCCTAATCAATATGTTCAAATGAATAATACCTTATTAAGATGCTGCACAAAGAACTTGTCATGAGACTACAGTCATTACATTTACAACTGGTCCTAGTGGATCTGGTGAAGCATCAAACCTGACCCTTACTGCTTTCTTCTTCTTCACGGCTTTCCTTGGTTTGCTTTCTGATGAAACTGCAGAATGCAGAATCCGGTTCATCTCCAGTCCTGTTTGAAGCTAGAAAGTTGTTTTTTAGTTTGTTCCATATAGAAAGACAACGTTTCGCCAGAACAGATTGAATAGGATAAAGGTTAAGCTTTCACAGCAAAAGCAGGGACAGAGACTACAGTATTACACACAGGATGCAATAACctttctggaatcagtccagaaaataacaaaaagatGCATTCCTGGGAATAAAGGAATATCCTACTCTGGCTATCTCAAAGAACTGAAGCTTTATGATCTATTGATGACAacaactgcatttaaaatgcagaacagCAGGGtagtgggagcatggaacaagctactgaGCCACACAGTTGAAGCCGATCTCCTGGCTCTCTGGATTGATCTGGACTCACCTGGAGAAACCTCTGGACCAttaagctactaactaccaaatgggctagaatgatttcctctctctcttcacttTAATTACCATTCTTGATATCTATTCTAAGACAAGATGGAAGAAAGTCACTGAACTCTCCATATTCCTCCGAAGTCAAGTGCAGACATGTGAAACCTACCTGAGCTGCCTTTTCCTGGATAAGCTTCCGCTGGTGCTCTTCTTCAAGGAGCTTATGCTCCAGCTGCTGAATCTTCTTCTAAAACAGACATGAAGGAGAAGGCGATCAGATTTCAAGATCCCTAAATTATCAACAACTCTGGATGAAAGACTAAGACCCTAAGGTCACGTGGATAAACACAAGGACTAGATGTTCTTTCACAGCATTCCAAAATGTATAGTTTGCTCATCTGTATGATATAATGATATATTCTAAAAGACAAAGCAGTAATACCTTctcaaaattaaatgaatacaCTCAAAATACTGCATGAAACTATGAGAAAACTTTGTGCTTGACAAAGTcacaatttgattttttaaacaagtcCCTATTTTTCATTTGCAAATTTACAAATAGACAAGTGTTGTAAACTGAAATTATAATATTCTTAACTATATGTATTGCACATTAATTCTACATTACACTAATCCTGACCTTACATCAACTCTTGCTCTAATAAAGCTAAGAGAaatcttattattttaaaatgttatgactatatttgctatttggatattcaaGAAGAACTGGATATATCTTAAAAAGGTAACAGCCTGCAGATTAAATATTCTCTTCATAATGAAAACACAAAGCAAGTCACACAGTGTTCAAAGATAAAGAGCTGAAGATAAGGCTTGCATTGACAAAAAAGTAGACTTGCATTAGGAGGCTACTGAGACAGCTGTTTCCCTTGCAGATAaatttgcaaaacaaatgtataaacaaaaatgacaaagtaagacatttataattctgaaattataatattataatttataCTATCCGTGATcacactttttttcagcatcTCATTAGTAAACAGATTGTTAAATCTTTCAATAATCTGGTACTACATTTATTGTacaagaattttaaaaagtatcttCACTTACTCTACAGTGTAAACTTTAAGCTATATGTAAATATAACGTTCTTAAAAACCACCCACTTATCTTGATAAAAGCTCATTAAAATTGAAATCATTCATAAGAcctacagaaaaaaagttattaTTTTCCAACAGTTCATTtcttaagaataaaataatctaGTTGCCACTATTAGAAAAACTGCCTCGGTGCAGAAAATGAAGAGTCTTACTAAACTAAGAAtcaaaaaaactgcaagaaacaggccattttttttcagaaactactCTGCATTTCACTCTGTGGAAGCATGGAAGCATGCCTACCTCTGCCATAGACTGAGTGCTGGTAAGTCTTAGACACTCTTGTTCCAGCATCTCGAGCTTTTCTAATTTACCATGAACTTGCTCTTGGTcttttaacttttctttttgAAGTGAGACCTGAAAGGCAAgaattttacaaaatatttttttaaaaaaaaaccaaaacatttaaacaagacTCAATGTACACATTTAATACACTCTAGATGTTTTTCAGAGACTTAATAGTTTGCCCTTTAAGATTATGCAttcaacattaaacaaatcataTTTACAGCTAATCATATTTGCAGTAAAAACTCCATTACAagagcagaacaaaaaaagcatGGTTTCACAAATACTAATTAAAAGAGACTTGGATACATTACTTAATATGTTCATTTAAGCTCAAGATTAATCCTGCATAAAATAAACCAAACACCTGCTCTTCTGAAAGTATGTTGCTGTAACATCTGTCTTCATAAGGCAACTTACAAATGAATTTGTCAATTCAAAGGCAATAATAATTTAAGCAAAGCGTGCAAGAGTATATTTTCACTTGGTCATCCTGTTAAATCCACAGAATTCTGTAATGTTTCAAGAGAGCTAAATGGGTTTCACTATTCTCTGGGTCTTTAAATAAGGCAGCTGACATTATCAATGCCATTATACACTTGAAAAGCACCTGTTTTTCTAGGATGGCATTCTTGTCACGTTCTGCATTTTCTACCATTTTCCTCATGTAATCCAACTGCTTCTCCAGAAGGCAACAGCGGGACTCTGCGGAGCGCAGCTGAGCAACGAGCTCTatgaaaagattaaaacaatAAGGTGTCCCGCAAAGGGCACAGAAGAAAAGCTTGCCGAGCTGgtcaccaatgaaaaacctgcCGTTTATTTGTGAAACTCAAAGTGTTGAACTGGAAAAGCCCACAATCCTTTGCACAGCCATCTTTTCATGGCTGTGCAAAGCCAAATATGAAAAGCCATCTTTTCATATTctaccattattttttttttaaaaagatcatCCTATAGAAATCAACTTGGAAGTGAAAtacgttttttaaaaatcaactcTGACGCTTTAGGAAAGCGCAAAGTACCTGTATCTTGCGTAGCTCCCTTTTGCACGTTGAGATTTGAGGTCTTTGGCTGCTCAGGTTCCCCTCTATACCACTGGGCCTTCTCGGAGAGCTGCCTCATGCTGCTCTCTGCCTGAGCTCTCTCCAGCTCTAAGCGCTTAATCTTCGCCTGCAGCGTCTTCAGGGCTGCGATCACAGCTGTCAGAAACAATAAAAGCACATCCAGCCCACACTAAAGGAAGCACCCAGGTTTTCCACACAAATGGtctataaatatataatggAAGAAGCTTATCTATTAGCCTTAAACATCatggatatttttaaaatagaaaaattgtGTTTCCTATAAGACACATACATATTGTCAAGTATTAAACCAATATATTCCACATGAATCTCTTCTACACCACCACTTCTTTATTTTCAGTTAACTACACATTCTGTAACATGACATCTTAGCTCGGTTTCATAAACACAAAATTAACCAATAATAACCttaatgaaatgaaatacagtaagtctaagtTTTAATATTGCACAAATGTGTACACAAGTCTCGTAACCTGCTTTGAAAACAGTAACTTACATACAACATTGTTGATATCCAACAGTAGGAAGTGAAGGGAAAGGAGAATGATCCTAACAGTGGCAACTGATACACTTTGAAAGGTCAAGTTAGCACCACAACACAATGGCTTCTTTAAGTCCATAATTCTTTAAAACAAACTCAACCATCAACAATTCAGCAAAAACCATTTCATACAGAGTAACATATTAATAGAAATCACTACACTAAAGAACAAATAGAACTTAAAATCTGTTTCATCAAACATACGTAAAACTTTATAGTACCTCGGTGGTTTACTTGGACCCTCCTGCCTTGTTAAAAGATTAGACATATCAGGCCCGACTAACACCATTTAATCAAAACAGGGATGTAAATAAAGGATTATATTTACAATCCTTTAACCTGTTTATGTTGATCCTGTAATATATAGGGGACAATTACTGTTcaatgaaaatgttcaaaagagagagatttctttagaaaaaagagcaaaaaaagTTTATACCGTGTACTATTAGGACATTACAATTAAGTGAATTTAAAGGATACGCAGTAGCACTATTTGCAATTAGACAAACATTTGATACAGTTTTAAAAGCTCTGGAATCCCATTCAGTATCAAACACTACAGTGTAGATTTTCCGTCAATGCACACGAATTGTTAGATTATGCAACTTTTCATCATTTACATTAAAACAGTAATATCTTAAGGAGGACTACAAGAATACTACAACGAATAAGCTAAGATCGAGATCCTTCACTGCTTTGTCAAAACGTCAACAAGCACAACTAGAACGACACTTAATTTGCTACCCACAATGCCATTCTCTAACGTCGAATATTTTCGAGGATGCCTATCACGCTATTCTTCGCTTTGTATTCTTTgcataaaacacagaaatataaatgtattatctGTATAATCATTCAAGGGCGCAACAGTAAAAATGATCTCCTGAGAAAACTTGATTTAAGTAATCTTTCCTTGACATTGTTCAGCCTACTGACCGTTTCCAGCTCTGTGGGCTGTCGTTAGGCGTCGTGTACGGTCCTTCTTACCTGCACTGCTGGCTTCAGGTTTTCCTCCATGAGTTTCAACATTGAGTCTCTGGGCGCCGTCACAGCTTGTTGTGGGGGCTAGAGGCTGCTTAAAGCGAGTCAGCCAAGGAGCTGACACTTTCTCGGGAGGTAGATAAAAACTTCCGAAAAAGCTGAGTTTAGATGGAGATCCCACAGTTgtagactggaaaaaaaatccatatgTATAGGCGAATGAAATGCGGTTTAACGAAACACCAAATAACCcgtaaacatttacagtacatccccCATGTTCATGGCACTTTATCGTGTTTCATCCTTACTTGTTTTCTCGTTATAAATTACAGGTTGCAGCTGAggagttttaaaatgaatttgttcATACCTGCAACTTCAAAACGTGCGTTACAACAGCATCCTTATGTGGATACATACATTCCTGTCTAAACTGTAACGCTAAACTTGCGATTTTCCGTACTTTATAAAACGCAAACCTTTTAAGCAAGACATCCTCTAAGAACATTAAACCAAATGCGtgagaattaaaacaaaacgtgTTGTCAATATGCCTGTGCATACGAACCGGACATCTAACTAGGcactaaaacaacaaaaacagccaAATGCAGTGAAGACGGGTACAAAAGCAAAGTAGATTTCCACTGGCTTAACACTTTAAAACACTAAAATGATAccgatttttttctctttactaACGGTACTAGAGACAATACAATTAACTTAACtcataacaaaacaaacaagtttCGCTAATCCAGTTAGCTGTGGTTGGAGAACCGGTCCTAATCCAGAGCGATATGAAactggatatttttttaaactagaaGCTGCTCGGTTGCTACCTGATCCCGGACCGGCTCCATGAGCGGCTCTCCACTGGTCTGACCGGGAGCTCGTCCAGCAACTTCACCCTCGCCTTGTCCTCCCGGCCCCAGCCGGCTTGGTTTGAATTTCCCTCCTGCTTTGCCGCTGGTCCCGCAGGTTCCGCCTACAACTGGGGCCTCTGGGGGAGGAGTGCAGACAGCCGCTTGGTGTAGAAGGAAAGCCAGTCAACGTCACCTACTCaacttgtttgtttgttttttaaactactgTTATTCAGTCACTCTTTGTTATTCAGCACTCCCATTTCAACAAGATAAATATTGTATAATGCGTTTGTGTTTAGTACTgagttcatgtttttttttctggtaattAAAAAAGTCTGCCCATGCCATAAAGCCgatcatcacattttttttccatcaaagGGGTTGTCACACTGTTGACTATAGCAGTGCAAATAAACGGGTGAATTTGTCTAAATTTAGGATTATACACTTAAATACTAACGTTTGAAGATGTTATATTGCGTCAGAAAGATCTTCAGGAGCAACTGCCCATACTGCCAGGTTACTGATATGTGATATCACTCTCTTACTGAACTGCCAGGAGTGATGGCACTTATCTGGTCATGAAGATTTATTGTTCAAGTATGTTATTTCAGGTGACCAAGCACATCTTAAATTGTATCGACTTATCAAAAAGTAAATAACTTATGGTGTCTTTCTGACAtgagaatacagtacataagtgtAGTCCAAATGCAAAACAGGGAAACAACAATGAAGGTTAATCTTCACATACAGTTCTTTCATCGTCACGTTGGTTGAACTAAGCTTTCTGTGTGTATCGCAACTGGATCTCTTTCCGTGTTAACCAGAACTGACTCACACTTTTCTGAATGATAATCGGGTGAGGACGGGCGTACACCCCACAaattagttttcgttttgtttgaTAAACAAGCGAAAGCCCGTCCAAGTCATCGATAACCGAACGCTGCGCACGAATTATCGGGAGATGTAGTTTCAGAGCGGTTGATAAATGAGTTCGGGCAATTTCAAAATGACAAATGAGGAACTCAAAGTCCCAGAAACCGCAGTGACACATGCGACGACCTTGATAATGATGAAGCTTGGAACGCCCTCTGGTGTTGTCTATTGGAGCAGTGATCGAGAGCACCCGCCTCTACTTTGCATTCATGAAATTCAATTGAGTAAGTGAACCGTCATTAATACCAAGCCTTCGGCTTGGTAGTGAGGAGTTTCGTAGTGGTCAGTGCTGAAACGGGAGCAATCGCTGCAGGACTTTTGGACATGGGCATGTAGGTTTGAGCAATGTATTTAATACGTCGTGCTCTTATTTCATGTTTAGCATAGAAATACTTAAGTGCcggactgtactgtatgctccaCTTACAGAGCAAAGCTAACGGATGACTGTCCATTTTATTGGGTATTTTAATCTAATGTCAATGTGTTTTAGTGAATGAGATATATGTATGGTTTGGCTTTTGTGATGTAAGTGcaatttaaatgtttggatGAAAATGTTTACATAACTTGCGtgataatttcttgcattttactttttttcctctGCAGGTAAAACAACAAACGACGTAAAACAACTGGGTAACTCATGTGAAGtataacagttttaaaaagtacagaaataatttttaatcaCAACAAAAACGAATCCCCTATGATGCCCAAATGGGTAAATATGTCATTCATCCCAGTGTTTAAAGGGAAAGCTGTCAGACATGCCTTTACTAATAAAAAATAGGGAGTATTACAGCTGCCCACAGCTAGAGTTCTGAATTTTTCAGCGCAAGCTTCGAACAGAAAAGTTGAATATTATTTCATTTAGTTTGCATGTGAAAACGTGTTATTTTGATTTCCTTGTAGTTTTAACACACTGACAAGCTAATGTTTGGCAGGTTTTATCGAATGAAGCCTTCAGCACGCCAGCTGCAGTTACGTTTATTGTAGATTTTATCAGAAGATCAGCGCACTATACTGGAagtgcaaagcaaaaaaaaaaacatttttcaatgttAATGTTGTTTTATGTTGAACAATATTCTAAGAAGTAATAACGGAATGAAACTAAACAGGAGATTTAGTTTTAGAATGATTTTACGGTTTTCTCGAgttctgatttaaaaatatagtaGTTGCTCAATTAGGAGAGTAAACAAACCCTGACGTAGCAAGgactgaaaaaataatgtacgtattttaaaaatccaagtATTCGCCTGGTCGCAGAAAGTAAACACAGCTCCCAAAAGTGTAAACGTGAAGTAGAAACCTGAAGCCAAGCGCTGGAAGATGGAGGGTATTGTTCGGTTGGCTGCAGGGAGGTGGGATGGGCTGGGTAGCAGAGATGCCAACTCCAGAGAAGCGGCCATGGAAAACATCAGACAGGACGTGATGAGCAGAGCGGAAAAGATTGGCCCCGTCTGTGGGGTGCCCCGGACCCCCGGCTCACCTGCCCGCTCCCCGGACGACTTGAACGACATGCTGGCTCGCCTGCTCATGCTCTCCAGAAGATGTCCACACGCTGATGTCAGAGAGAGGTCCGACTGCGTGCTCAGGAGTGTGCAGGTAGGAAAGAGAGGTTTCTTGGTGCTGAACGTGAAGCGCCAGCATTGATTAATACTTGTGTAAACCCGTTGTAAGACTTCCACTTCAGTTATTCATTCTGTGTAGCAGTTGGCTTTTGGTTTCTCAGTGGTTTGCCAGAGGcttttgttacagttttacagTTCGTTTGGATTATTTTCTGTTAATCCCGAGAAAGATCCCAAAAGAATGTATGCAATGATGTCTCTATGACTGCTTTCTATGGGGAGATCCACCACGTCAAACATGTTAAATCGATATTGTACGTTTCTCAGCTTCCAAGGTTTTAATGAGTTTGATTCATTGGTACTACAGTAATTCGCATCTGGAAACCAGAAACCCTGTCAGGAAATGTTGTGCAACGGTGTGCTGCTGTTCTGCAACAGTGCACCTGTGCATAGGTTTATCATTCCTGAACCATCTGTGAATTTGACTTTGAGCAGTTATATCACCATCCATCCACCAGTTCAGAGCTGTTGATTGGTCTTTCAGTCTTCCAATCCGATGATGCAGTAATGCATCTATGTCCATAGGCTACAAATCCTGATCAACGTGTTTTTAAGTGAATTTGTGAAGATGTTGGTTATAGTTGACTCATTTGAAATGGCATGCACATGGCTATCCCAAGACAGTTGGCATGACATGAGATACGTTCAGTTAATTAACATGAGCTTACAGCTCCTTTCAACAGGTAAAGCTTGCCAGAATCCATGATTTCACGCCACTTTGCGAAACTCTCCGATGTGTTAGTCAGAAACACATCGAACTTaataatcaatcaatcaatcacaaTGTACGACCATAAGTTTATacgaaaggttacaaataagaggaggccGATCTACTCCATTTGGTTGCTAGCAGTCAGTTGATTCAAGGATCCCATCCAGACAGTTCTTTTATGTAAATTCtggatttatatttataatacacTCCTTATGACACTTAGCTGTTGTCTTTTGTGACTGTAAAggtatcatttttattattttagttgAGCAAATGCACTGATGATTGATGTATTACTTTATAGCTTcttatggtttttaaaacctcctaCTGTACTTGCATCCACTGTTGCAAAGCAATTGAATCATTTGAATTAGTGCAGAGATACATCTTCAGGTGtggggcggtgtggtggctctgtggcttaggatctgcccctgtggctggaaggttgacggttcgtatcccacggccggcagaggaatcctactccactgggcccctgagcaaggcccttaaccccaactgctccaggggcgccagctgaccctgcgctctgaccccaagcctctctccctgtctgtgtgtctcatggagagcaagttggggtatgcgaaaagacaaattcctaagacaataaattgtacatggccaataaagtgatcttatcttaaaaaaagaaagttgcTTACAGTTGTAAATGAGCTGCACAGGTGGTGTTGTCCACAGACAGGCATTCGTGAATTGTTCATCTGTGGGTCTTGAAGGCTTGCCATGTC
This genomic window from Lepisosteus oculatus isolate fLepOcu1 chromosome 2, fLepOcu1.hap2, whole genome shotgun sequence contains:
- the cep57l1 gene encoding centrosomal protein CEP57L1 isoform X2, with product MEPVRDQSTTVGSPSKLSFFGSFYLPPEKVSAPWLTRFKQPLAPTTSCDGAQRLNVETHGGKPEASSAAVIAALKTLQAKIKRLELERAQAESSMRQLSEKAQWYRGEPEQPKTSNLNVQKGATQDTELVAQLRSAESRCCLLEKQLDYMRKMVENAERDKNAILEKQVSLQKEKLKDQEQVHGKLEKLEMLEQECLRLTSTQSMAEKKIQQLEHKLLEEEHQRKLIQEKAAQLQTGLEMNRILHSAVSSESKPRKAVKKKKAKISTTKNDVPKPVLFPKAKQLPFVAGTSTSPSHSVRANVQNVLHIMKHHSHQLCDGNQDLHIRSPQKNLRNSRCENGRGLRGSVSSSSAPSSGGSLSDLLLALQDELGQMSFEHQELVTQIQETERPEVREDLERELDSLVKRMEVKGDQISKLKRHQKAVETLKQKSKMAKRQAPRAQPRTGGASRVESARRSSPCKSAQGLRSQDSLQLLKKVQKLQLHLKKDDITWEQ
- the cep57l1 gene encoding centrosomal protein CEP57L1 isoform X1, which produces MEPVRDQSTTVGSPSKLSFFGSFYLPPEKVSAPWLTRFKQPLAPTTSCDGAQRLNVETHGGKPEASSAAVIAALKTLQAKIKRLELERAQAESSMRQLSEKAQWYRGEPEQPKTSNLNVQKGATQDTELVAQLRSAESRCCLLEKQLDYMRKMVENAERDKNAILEKQVSLQKEKLKDQEQVHGKLEKLEMLEQECLRLTSTQSMAEKKIQQLEHKLLEEEHQRKLIQEKAAQLQTGLEMNRILHSAVSSESKPRKAVKKKKAKISTTKNDVPKPVLFPKAKQLPFVAGTKNLRNSRCENGRGLRGSVSSSSAPSSGGSLSDLLLALQDELGQMSFEHQELVTQIQETERPEVREDLERELDSLVKRMEVKGDQISKLKRHQKAVETLKQKSKMAKRQAPRAQPRTGGASRVESARRSSPCKSAQGLRSQDSLQLLKKVQKLQLHLKKDDITWEQ